Within Amycolatopsis sp. cg5, the genomic segment TCCCCCCGGCTCGACGGCGAACGCGGGCGCACTTGAGACGAACATGAGCGCGGCGACGGCCGCGGCTCGGAGGACGACGGACATCGGGTGCCTCATTTCCGTTTCTTTGTCACCACCGCACAAAATTCATAATCGCGATTCGCAGTCCGTGACAAGAAAACCAGTGAGCTGACAGGTACTGCCGCTATGTCGACAAAGGAGCCTTGTTCCTTACCTAACTCGCGAGTAGCCTCCTTTTCGGCAGGTGAGCCCAGTGGTACTCCAAACCACCCGGAACGGCAATCAAGGAAAGATCACAAGATTGCCGAATGGCGCACGCAGCCAGCCATCGAGACGTAAACTGGATCAAAGGAGATGACAGGTATGTCCCGTAGACTGGGCACATTATCCGCAGGCGCGGCGATCATCGGCGCCGTCGCCATGCTGACCGCCGGAACCGCCGTCGCCGTCACGAACTACCACACCGGAACAGTGGCGTTCACGTGCAACTTCCCGTCGATCGGCTCGCAGCAGCTCGACGTCACCGCGCAGTTCAACGGACCGGACTCGGTCCCCTCCGGCGGCACGGCCACCCCGACCGACCTCTCGGGCACCGCGACCATCTCCACCCAGATCCACGCGCTGCTCAACGCCGCCAACTACGACGGCGTGCGCGGCAAGGCCAACGTCCCGGTGGTGGCCACCAACGCGACCCCGGTCAACTCCACGGTGACCAACGTGAACGTGCCGGAGCAGATCTTCCCGTACGTGCCGGGCCCGCTGACCATCCAGATCGTGCAGGACGCCGGCACCGGAATCCCGACGCTGACCGCGGGCTCGCCCGGTGTCGCGTCGCTTTCGCTCAACACCACGCTGAGCGCGCAGCTCGAGTTCCACAAGAAGAGCGGCACCTGGTCGGCGTGGACGTTCAACTGCAGCGTCAAGGCCGGGCAGAACCGCGCGTTCAGCCCGAACATGCCCATCACGTAAGGAAAGGACTCACATGCCGCACCCGATCAGGTCGAAGGTCGTCGTCGCGCTGGCCACGGCCTGCCTGATCGGGGCGGTGAGTTCCACCGGCTCGGCCGCCGAGCCCGCACCGCAGACCATCACCAAATCGCTCAAGCACACCTGCCTCTTCGGCGAAGTGCCCCGCCCGGTCGCCTTCGAGGTCACCGCGACGCTCCCGACGGCCGTCCCCAAGGGACAGCCGGTGCCGATCGAGAACTTCGCGCTGAAGTTCACGCTGCCGCGCGACGTGCTGCCCCCGGAGGCCACCTCGGTCGAGGGCGGCGCCTCGCTCGACCTGACCGGCAAGCGAAAGAGCGCACGGGCCAAGGAAACCAAGCTCCCGGTCGTGCTCGACATCGCGGCGACCCCGGTCACCTCCGAAGAACTCGCGCTGACCGCCACCGGCAAACTCGACGCGCTGGCGATGACCACGAGCGGCAGGCTCACCCTCTCCTTCGGCGCACCCGAACTCGCGTTGAACAGCAAGGACACCAAGGTCCGCGCGAAGTGCACGCTCGACGCCGACCAGGACGCCACGCTCGGCAGCGTCGCGGTGATCCCGCCGAAGTCCGAAGAGGACACCCCGGCCACCACACCGGACGAAGACGAGGAAACCCAGTCGCCCCAGGCGAAAGCCGACGAGCCCGACCCGAACGTCATCGTCGTCACGCTCGACCCGCTGACCGTCAACGGCACGTCGACCATCGTGAAGCTCGGCGCGAAGGCCCCGATCGGCCCGTCCGTGGTGATCGCCGGGCACGTGCTGCTCGACGCGGTCGACCCGGCCGCCCCGCTGATCTCCGAGGGCGAGGCCGTGCTCCCGCCGGTGCAGGTCGCCTTCCTCGGCTTCGGGTTCATGCCGGTCAACGCGACCGCCGAGTTCCTGCCGGTGGACTACCAGGTCAACAACCTGGTCCCGGTGAAGGCGGTCGTCACGGCCGAGCCGGACGGGCTGACCTACGGCCGCTCGCACATCGAGGTCTACGCGCGCCTGAGCAACGTCAAGGTCAACGGCGCCCCGCTCGACGTCGGCACCAAGTGCATGTCGTCGACGCCGATCGCGATCGACCTCTACGGCCCGTACGACGCGTTCAGCGGCGGCGTGCTCAAGACGGACCCCAACTCCCCCGACCCGGCGCTGCGCGGGTTCACCATCCCGAGCTTCGCGGGCTGCGGCGCGGCCGAGCCGCTGAGCCCGATCTTCACCGGCATGTCATCGGGCCCGATGAACCAAGCCGAGGTGACGGTGGCGTTGCTGTTCCCCAAGCCCGAGTAGCCGCCGCCCGCAGCACGATCTCCAGCTCGAACCGGACGTCCGAGTCGTTCAGCCGGTCACCGAAGACGGCCTGGAGCTGCCGCATGCGGTAGCGCACGGTCTGCGGGTGCACGGCGAGCGCCTCGGCGATGTCGGGCACGCTGCCCTGCGCGTCGAGCCACGCGCGCAACGTCTCCAGCAGGCGTTCGCGCTGCTTGTCGGTCATCGTGCCCAGCGGCTCGAACAGCCGGTCGCCCAGCCGGGCCACGAGGTTGGTGTCGGAATGCAGCAGCAGCGCGGGCAAGTGCTCCTCGGCCCACACCACGCGCCTGCCGGGAATGAGGCCGCGCTCGGCGAGCACGAGCGCGCGGCGAGCCCAGCGCAGCGAGTCCGAGACGACGTCCAGCTTCACGGTGGGCCCGATGGCGAGGCGGCAGTCGGGCATGGCGGCCTGCAGGGTGGTGAGCCTGGCCCCGCCCACGTGGCCGGGGATGACCAGCCGGGGTTCCATGCCGTCAAGCTCGGCGAGCACGTCGGCGTCGAGCGGCGCGTGCCGCCTCGGTCTGCCCGTGTCGGCGTGCACCGCGACCGGGGTGACCTCGTCGGGGACGGTCCAGCCGATGAGCTGCGCGAGCTCGGCGATGGCCTTCGGCGGGGCCGGCGGGAACTCGAGGATCAGCTGCAGCAGCTTGCGCCGCCAGGTGTCGAGCGCGCCCGCGGTGGACGCCTTGGCCTCCAGGTAGCCGTCGAGCGCGACGGACGCCAGCTCGTCCATGAACGCCAGCATCGCGTCGGCGAGCTGCGACATCACCGCCGACGACAGCCCGGCGCGGCGCCCGACGCGCATGATCCGCCGCCACGAGACCCGCGCGCCCACCCGGTAGGCCGACTGCAGGGTGTCGAGGCTGCGGCCCTCGCGCATTTCGTTCTGGCCGAGCCGGTGATGCACCTCGTGCGACTGTTCCTTGGACGCGGAAGGGTCGGCGATCTGCGCCACGAACAGCGTGATCGCGTATTCGACACCGGCCGTGATGGATTTCCCGTACGGCCCGTCGAGCGGGCGCGCGTACGCCGGGATGGTCGCCCTGATCTCGTCGGTGATCTCCTTGGCGAGACTGGACAACTCGGGCCTGAGCAGGTCGGCGAGCTTGCGTGGCAGCACCGCAGGGTGGGAAACCGGGTCCAGCCCGCGCTCCAGCGTCATCGCAGCTCCTTTGCTCCGCCCAGAGTTCGCCCCGCCCCCGAAAATCCGTCGAGTCGTGACACCCGACACATCGCGAAACTAGCCTCAAGCGTGTCACAAACCCCAGAAGAAACCGGTTTCTTATCACCTTCGTGACAATTTCACGGGGTGCCGCTGTGTCGTGATGAGTCTTGACCCACCGACTGCGTCATCAACTTCGTACAAATGGCGGAACTAGGTCGTGTTTCTCGGGTCTGGTGCGTGAGAGTCGTGATCCAGGTTGTTCCTGGCGGTGCCGCGGCATCGCCCTCGTACCGGGTTGTACTCGGGTGATGCCGCGGTGCCGCCAGGGACGACCTGGGCGCGGCTATCGCGTGCCAGACCCGAGAAACACGACCTGGGTCAGCGCAGCAGTTCGCCGATGGCGGTGATGACGGGTTCGAGCACCCGCGGATCGGTGCCGACACATTCGGTGATCCCGGCGCCGATCACCTCGTACGCGCTCAGCGCGCGGAGTTCGTCGACCAGCTGGGTGATCTTGAAGCCGCCGGGTTCGGGGTAGTTGAGCCCGTCGAACTCGGCCGGGTCGAGCACGTCGAGATCGACGTGCACGTAGAGCGGGCCGTCGAGGCGGCTGCCGAGCCTGGCGGCGGCGACCCGCTCGGCCTCGTCGAACACCCGCGTGCCCTTGAGCACCACCCTGGCCGGGTCCAGCGCCGGGCTCGCGGCGAAGTCGGGGTCGCCTTCGCCGAGCAGCGACCGCAGGACCATCCCGTGGAACGCACCCGACGGCGACGACTCGGCGGTGTTGAGGTCGGCGTGCGCGTCGAACCAGGCGACGCCCAGCTCGGGGCCGTGGCGGAACCGCGCGACGCCGATCGGGATCAGCTCGACGCCGCAGTCGCCGCCGATCGTGAGCACCTTCGTACCGGGGGCCTCCAGCGCGTTGAGCTGCGCGGTCCTGTTGGCCAGCAACACTTCCCGGTTCGCGACGCCGTCGATGACCGAGGAGACGCCGAGCTGCTGCGGCACCTCGTTCACCGGCTCGCCGAGCACCTGCCCGGCGAGCGCCGCCAGCGCCAGGCACCCGCCCGGGAGTTCTCCCGAGCGGGCGCTGAGCGCACCCTGACGCTGCGGCACCGCGTTGATGAGCATGCTTCTACTCAAGCACGAGCAGAAGATCCCCGCCTTCGACCTGCTGAACCGAGTTGATCGCCTTGCGCGAGACCTTGCCGCCGACGGACGCGGTGATCGAGGCCTCCATCTTCATCGCCTCGATGGTCGCGACCGTGGCGCCTGCCTCGACCTGGTCACCCTCGGACACCTGCAGCGTGACGACACCGGCGAACGGCGCCGCGACCTGCTTCGGGTTCGACTTGTCGGCCTTCTCCGTGGCCGGGATGTCCGAGGCGATCGCCCGGTCCCGGATCTGGATCGGCCGCAGCTGGCCGTTCAGCGTCGACATGACCGTGCGCACGCCGCGCTCGTCGGCCTCGCCGATGGCCTCCAGCTCGATGAGCAGCCGGACACCCTGTTCGAGGTCGACCTGGTACTCCTCGCCCGGCCGCAGCCCGTAGAAGAAGTCCTTCGACGGCAGCACGCTCGTGTCGCCGTAGGCCTCGCGGTGTGCCTCGAACTCCTTCGTCGGGCCGGGGAACAGCAGCCGGTTCAGCGTCTTGCGCGGCTGCGACGCCAGCGCGTCACGGTCCTCAGTGGACAGTTCGGCCACCGGCTTGGCCGCGGCGCGGCCTTCCAGCGCCTTGGTGCGGAACGGCTCCGGCCAGCCGCCGGGCGGGTCGCCGAGCTCGCCGCGCAGGAAGCCGATCACCGAGTCCGGGATGTCGAACTTGTTCGGCTCCGCCTCGAAGTCGGCTGGCGAGACACCGGCGCCGACCAGGTGCAGCGCCAGGTCACCGACCACCTTCGACGACGGCGTGACCTTGACCAGGTGGCCGAGGATCCGGTCGGCGGCGGCGTACATCGCCTCGATCTCCTCGAACCGGTCACCGAGGCCGAGCGCGATGGCCTGGGTGCGCAGGTTCGACAGCTGCCCGCCGGGGATCTCGTGGTGGTACACGCGCCCGGTCGGCGACGCGAGGCCCGCCTCGAACGGCTTGTAGATCTTCCGCACGATCTCCCAGTACGGCTCCAGGTCCCCGATGGCCTGCAGGTCGAGCCCGGTCGGCCGGTCGGAGTGGTCGGTGGCCGCGACCAGCGCGGACAGCGACGGCTGCGAGGTGGTGCCCGCCATCGACGCCACGGCGCCGTCGACCGCGTCCGCGCCCGCCCCGATGGCGGCGAGGTACGTGGCCAGCTGGCCGCCCGCGGTGTCGTGCGTGTGGATGTGCACCGGCAGGTCGAATTCCTTGCGCAGCGCGGAAACCAGGCGCGCCGCGGCGGGCGCGCGCAGCAGTCCGGCCATGTCCTTGATCGCCAGCACGTGTGCGCCCGCGCCGACGATCTGCTCGGCCAGCTTGAGGTAGTAGTCGAGTGTGTACAGCTTCTCAGCCGGGTCCGACAAATCCGAGGTGTAGCAGAGCGCGACCTCGGCCACGGCCGAGCCCGTCTCGCGTACCGCTTCGATCGCCGGGCGCATCTGCTCGACGTCGTTGAGCGCGTCGAAGATGCGGAAGATGTCGATGCCGGTCGCGGTGGCCTCCTCGACGAAGGCATTGGTCACCTCGGTCGGATAAGGCGTGTAGCCGACCGTGTTCCGCCCGCGCAGCAGCATCTGCAGCGCAATGTTCGGCACCGCCTCGCGCAGCTTCGCGAGCCGCTCCCACGGGTCCTCGGCGAGGAACCGCAGCGCGACGTCGTAGGTCGCGCCGCCCCAGCATTCGAGCGAGAGCAGCTGCGGCACCGTGCGCGCGACGACCGGCGCGACGGCCAGCAGGTCCTTGGTGCGCACCCGGGTGGCCAGCAGCGACTGGTGCGCGTCGCGGAAGGTCGTGTCGGTGACGCCGATGGTCGGCGATTCACGCAGCCAGCGCGCGAAACCCTCCGGCCCGAGCGCGTCGAGCTTCTGCTTCGACCCGGCGGGCGGTTCGGCGTTCTTGTCGAACTTGGGCAGTTTGACGTGCGGCTCGATCGTGCGCGGCCGCTCGCCGTGCGGCTTGTTGACCGTCTTGTCGGCGAGGTAGGTCAGCAGCCTGGTGCCGCGGTCGGCGGAGTGCCGCGCGGTCAGCAGGTGCGGGCGCTCCTCGATGAACGAGGTCGTGACGCGGCCTTCGCGGAAGTCCGGGTCGTCGAGCACGGCCTGCAGGAACGGGATGTTCGTGGCCACACCGCGGATCCGGAACTCGGCGACCGCGCGGCGCGCGCGGCCGACGGCCGTGGTGAAGTCACGGCCGCGGCAGGTCAGCTTCACGAGCAGCGAGTCGAAGTGCGCGGAGATCTCCGTGCCCGCGAACGCGGTGCCGCCGTCGAGCCGGATGCCAGAGCCGCCCGGTGAGCGGTACGCGCTGATCATGCCGGTGTCGGGACGGAAACCGTTGGCGGGATCTTCCGTGGTGATGCGGCACTGCAGCGCGGCGCCGCGCAGATACACCTTGTCCTGGGACAGCCCGAGGTCGTCGAGCGTCTGGCCGGAGGCGATGCGCAGCTGCGACTGGACGAGGTCGACGTCGGTGACCTCTTCGGTGACCGTGTGCTCGACCTGGATCCGCGGGTTCATCTCGATGAACACGTGGTTGCCGTCGCGGTCGAGCAGGAACTCGACGGTGCCGGCGTTGCGGTAGCCGATCTGGCGGGCGAACTTGACCGCGTCCGCGCAGATCCGGTCGCGCAGCCCGGGGTCGAGGTTCGGCGCGGGCGCCAGCTCGACGACCTTCTGGTGCCGCCGCTGGACCGAGCAGTCACGCTCGAAGAGGTGGATGACGTTGCCCGCGCCGTCGGCGAGGATCTGCACCTCGATGTGGCGCGGCTCGACGACGGCCTTCTCGATGAACACCGTCGGGTCGCCGAACGCCGACTCGGCCTCGCGCGCGGCCGCCTCGATGGACTCGCGCAGCACCTTCGGGTCCTCGACCCGGCGCATACCGCGCCCGCCGCCACCGGCGACCGCCTTGACGAACACCGGGAAGCCGAGCTTCTCGGCCGCCGCGACCAGTGCGTCCACATCGGACGAAGGCTCGGACGAGCCGAGCACCGGCACCCCGGCCTCACGCGCCGCCTTGACCGCGCGCGCCTTGTTACCCGTGAGTTCCAGGATTTCGGCGCTCGGCCCGACGAACGTGATGCCCGCTTCCTCGCACGCCAGCGCGAGATCGGGGTTCTCGGACAGGAAGCCGTAGCCGGGGTAGATCGCGTCCGCCCCCGCCTTCTTGGCCGCCTGGACGATCTCCTCGACCGAGAGGTACGCGCGGACCGGATGCCCCGGCTCGCCGATCTCATAGGCCTCGTCGGCTTTCAGCCTGTGCAACGAGTTGCGGTCCTCGTGCGGGAACACAGCCACCGTGCCCGCGCCCAGCTCAAAGGATGCGCGGAACGCACGGATGGCGATCTCGCCGCGGTTGGCGACCAGCACCTTGCGGAACATGCCCGGTCCTTCCCATCTCATCGGATCGGTAGGAGGCGCACGTTACCCGGTCGGTCCCGCTCTCCGGGAGTTCAGTACCAGGTGATGGACATCATCTCATCATCAGTACGGGGTGATGCTCCACGCTCCCGAAGCGCTCACCTGGACGAGCGACGGGCCGTTGAGCCTGCCCTTTTCCACCCGGGTGCCCGTGACGTTCGCGGACTCGATCCCGCTGACGCCGGTCATCTTGAAGGAGTCCTTGTGCCCGTTGTAGCGCAGCACCGTGTCGCCGGTGCCCGCCGGATCCCGCGAACCCTGCGCGAAGGTGGGCAGCCGGTCGAAGTCGGCCACGGTCAGCGTCCACGCCGAGGTCGCCCGCACCTGGTAGTAGTCGACCGGGGCGTCGTCGTCCATGTTGATCCAGCGAGTGCCCTTGTACGCCCCGGTCACCTGGAAGAGGACATCGCCCCGCGACGTGGTCACGGTCGTCTCGCCTTCGCAGCGCGCGCAGTCGAAGGTGACGAACCCCGGCTTCGCGGGCCACGAGGTGTAGACCTGCCCGACGCCCTCGTTGACATGCACCTCGGGCTGCCGGTAGACCGACGGCCACAGGTACGGATGGGTGGGCCTGATCTGTCCGCTGTGGACGTGCAGCACCGCCCCGTCGCCGTCGAGCACGACCTTGTCGACGATGTAGCCCGCGCCGTTGCTCTCGTCGGCGACGCCGCCGTGGCGGTAGACGAGATCGGTCACCCCGGCGGACCGCGCCTGCTCGACCACGTCCTGCACGGAGACGTTGGTCATCCCCGCCAGCGCCGTCCGCGCCCGGTCCTTGCCGCCGTCCGAGTCCATCGCGAGCCACATGAGCAGCACGGCCACCATCAACACGGCGAGCACCACCGACAGCATGACCCACCTGCTTTTGGCCACTTCGGCGTGGTCGACCGCATCAGCGGACGGAGGTTCCACCCCGATGCCGCGAAGCTGGTCGTAGTTCAGCCTGGCAGGCGGAGCGAACGGATTGTCCTGGTGCGGCGTGTGCACGTGATCCTCCCCAAGGTCGCGCAGGTCTCCCCGTACACGCGCGATTTCCCGAGAAGGTTGCCGTGACCCAGGTCACAGGATGTGGCGAAGGAAGGCTTCCCAGGCCGCCGAGCTCACCATGAGGGCGCCCGACGCGCGGTCCTTGGTGTCACGCACGCCGATCACGTCCGCCGTCAGACGGACCTCGACGCAGTCGTCACTCCCAGAGCCGCTGTAGCTGCTCTTGCGCCAGCCCGCGTCCGACTTCAACTACACTCCCTAAGCCTCTTTTCCAGCACAGCCTTGGTCTCCGACGGCGAGAGGGCGAGTTCACGCAGCTTGTTGAACGCCCGCATGATCCGCTCGGTGTCCTCTGTCTCATCAAAGTAGACAGACGGGCCGTAGGAGACTGGCAGGAACCCTACCGGCCGCAGCACAGCGCCGAATCTGAGCATGATGAGACCGCCCGATTGCGCCGGATTCCCGCTCGCCGCATTGGGAACCATGCGGACCGTGAGCGTCGGATGCCGGTCGATCATCGCCAGCACGTGCTCCAGCTGACCGCGCATGATCGCCGGGCTGCCGACCATGGCCGAAAGCGTGTCGTCGGTGAACATCATGTCCATCCGCTTCGGCTCGTCGGCCTCGAGCACGCGGCGCTGGCGTTCCAGCCGGAACGCGACGAGATCGGCGCGCGCGGTGCCCGACTGCTCCCACCAGATCCCTTCCCCGGTGCGCATGACCGCGTCCAGGTAGTCGGGCGACTGGATCATCGAGGGGAAGATCCCCTTCTGGTAGTTCCAGATGTCCTTCGAGATCGCTTCGAGCCACGCGAGCCTGCGGTAGGAGTCGGGTGCCAGGTCCATGTACGGGCTGCCGCTGGCCCGCTTGCGCGCCTGGATGCCCAGCTCCAGTATTTCCGCGCGCATGGGGTCCTGTGCGCCGAAGCAGTCGACGAGCGCGGCGAGTTCCTCCGTCGACAGTGTCGCTTTGCCGTCGAGGACCTTGATGAGCCTCGGCCG encodes:
- a CDS encoding pyruvate carboxylase; this encodes MFRKVLVANRGEIAIRAFRASFELGAGTVAVFPHEDRNSLHRLKADEAYEIGEPGHPVRAYLSVEEIVQAAKKAGADAIYPGYGFLSENPDLALACEEAGITFVGPSAEILELTGNKARAVKAAREAGVPVLGSSEPSSDVDALVAAAEKLGFPVFVKAVAGGGGRGMRRVEDPKVLRESIEAAAREAESAFGDPTVFIEKAVVEPRHIEVQILADGAGNVIHLFERDCSVQRRHQKVVELAPAPNLDPGLRDRICADAVKFARQIGYRNAGTVEFLLDRDGNHVFIEMNPRIQVEHTVTEEVTDVDLVQSQLRIASGQTLDDLGLSQDKVYLRGAALQCRITTEDPANGFRPDTGMISAYRSPGGSGIRLDGGTAFAGTEISAHFDSLLVKLTCRGRDFTTAVGRARRAVAEFRIRGVATNIPFLQAVLDDPDFREGRVTTSFIEERPHLLTARHSADRGTRLLTYLADKTVNKPHGERPRTIEPHVKLPKFDKNAEPPAGSKQKLDALGPEGFARWLRESPTIGVTDTTFRDAHQSLLATRVRTKDLLAVAPVVARTVPQLLSLECWGGATYDVALRFLAEDPWERLAKLREAVPNIALQMLLRGRNTVGYTPYPTEVTNAFVEEATATGIDIFRIFDALNDVEQMRPAIEAVRETGSAVAEVALCYTSDLSDPAEKLYTLDYYLKLAEQIVGAGAHVLAIKDMAGLLRAPAAARLVSALRKEFDLPVHIHTHDTAGGQLATYLAAIGAGADAVDGAVASMAGTTSQPSLSALVAATDHSDRPTGLDLQAIGDLEPYWEIVRKIYKPFEAGLASPTGRVYHHEIPGGQLSNLRTQAIALGLGDRFEEIEAMYAAADRILGHLVKVTPSSKVVGDLALHLVGAGVSPADFEAEPNKFDIPDSVIGFLRGELGDPPGGWPEPFRTKALEGRAAAKPVAELSTEDRDALASQPRKTLNRLLFPGPTKEFEAHREAYGDTSVLPSKDFFYGLRPGEEYQVDLEQGVRLLIELEAIGEADERGVRTVMSTLNGQLRPIQIRDRAIASDIPATEKADKSNPKQVAAPFAGVVTLQVSEGDQVEAGATVATIEAMKMEASITASVGGKVSRKAINSVQQVEGGDLLLVLE
- a CDS encoding arginase family protein, whose amino-acid sequence is MLINAVPQRQGALSARSGELPGGCLALAALAGQVLGEPVNEVPQQLGVSSVIDGVANREVLLANRTAQLNALEAPGTKVLTIGGDCGVELIPIGVARFRHGPELGVAWFDAHADLNTAESSPSGAFHGMVLRSLLGEGDPDFAASPALDPARVVLKGTRVFDEAERVAAARLGSRLDGPLYVHVDLDVLDPAEFDGLNYPEPGGFKITQLVDELRALSAYEVIGAGITECVGTDPRVLEPVITAIGELLR
- a CDS encoding PucR family transcriptional regulator; translation: MTLERGLDPVSHPAVLPRKLADLLRPELSSLAKEITDEIRATIPAYARPLDGPYGKSITAGVEYAITLFVAQIADPSASKEQSHEVHHRLGQNEMREGRSLDTLQSAYRVGARVSWRRIMRVGRRAGLSSAVMSQLADAMLAFMDELASVALDGYLEAKASTAGALDTWRRKLLQLILEFPPAPPKAIAELAQLIGWTVPDEVTPVAVHADTGRPRRHAPLDADVLAELDGMEPRLVIPGHVGGARLTTLQAAMPDCRLAIGPTVKLDVVSDSLRWARRALVLAERGLIPGRRVVWAEEHLPALLLHSDTNLVARLGDRLFEPLGTMTDKQRERLLETLRAWLDAQGSVPDIAEALAVHPQTVRYRMRQLQAVFGDRLNDSDVRFELEIVLRAAATRAWGTATPPSPRLGSSGPMTCR
- a CDS encoding DUF6801 domain-containing protein, yielding MSRRLGTLSAGAAIIGAVAMLTAGTAVAVTNYHTGTVAFTCNFPSIGSQQLDVTAQFNGPDSVPSGGTATPTDLSGTATISTQIHALLNAANYDGVRGKANVPVVATNATPVNSTVTNVNVPEQIFPYVPGPLTIQIVQDAGTGIPTLTAGSPGVASLSLNTTLSAQLEFHKKSGTWSAWTFNCSVKAGQNRAFSPNMPIT
- a CDS encoding DUF6801 domain-containing protein, with amino-acid sequence MPHPIRSKVVVALATACLIGAVSSTGSAAEPAPQTITKSLKHTCLFGEVPRPVAFEVTATLPTAVPKGQPVPIENFALKFTLPRDVLPPEATSVEGGASLDLTGKRKSARAKETKLPVVLDIAATPVTSEELALTATGKLDALAMTTSGRLTLSFGAPELALNSKDTKVRAKCTLDADQDATLGSVAVIPPKSEEDTPATTPDEDEETQSPQAKADEPDPNVIVVTLDPLTVNGTSTIVKLGAKAPIGPSVVIAGHVLLDAVDPAAPLISEGEAVLPPVQVAFLGFGFMPVNATAEFLPVDYQVNNLVPVKAVVTAEPDGLTYGRSHIEVYARLSNVKVNGAPLDVGTKCMSSTPIAIDLYGPYDAFSGGVLKTDPNSPDPALRGFTIPSFAGCGAAEPLSPIFTGMSSGPMNQAEVTVALLFPKPE
- a CDS encoding DUF397 domain-containing protein; this encodes MKSDAGWRKSSYSGSGSDDCVEVRLTADVIGVRDTKDRASGALMVSSAAWEAFLRHIL
- a CDS encoding helix-turn-helix domain-containing protein; this encodes MAVGVQTIPRVLLGEALKQLRAEAQVTLDAAAKVIGKDRPRLIKVLDGKATLSTEELAALVDCFGAQDPMRAEILELGIQARKRASGSPYMDLAPDSYRRLAWLEAISKDIWNYQKGIFPSMIQSPDYLDAVMRTGEGIWWEQSGTARADLVAFRLERQRRVLEADEPKRMDMMFTDDTLSAMVGSPAIMRGQLEHVLAMIDRHPTLTVRMVPNAASGNPAQSGGLIMLRFGAVLRPVGFLPVSYGPSVYFDETEDTERIMRAFNKLRELALSPSETKAVLEKRLRECS